CGGGGTGAAGCTGAACAACAAGAAGATTTCGAAGGCCGACGCCGACCAGATCGTTGAGAGCTCCCTGCGCGGTGCAAACCTGTGGGAAGAGGTGAAGGACCGCCTTGATCTGCCGGGGTCTTCGCTTTCCGGGGGGCAACAGCAGCGTCTGTGCATTGCCCGTACTATCGCGGTGAAACCAGACGTGATTCTGATGGATGAGCCCTGCTCCGCCCTCGATCCCATCTCAACCCTGGCGATCGAGGATCTCATCAGCGAGTTGAGTGCTCAGTACACGATCGTGATTGTCACCCACAATATGCAGCAGGCGGCGAGGGTCAGCGACAAGACAGGCTTCTTCAACCTCGAAAAGACGGGTGAACCGGGACGCCTGGTCGAGTATGACGACACCGAGGTGATCTTCGAAAACCCGGCGAACCGGTCAACCGCAGATTACGTCCAGGGCCGCTTCGGGTAGGAGTCAAAGCGACTCCCCATTCGAGGCGATCACTTCCCGATACCAGTCAAACGACTTCTTTTTGAGACGTTTACCGCTACCTTCACCAAGGTCGTCAAGGTCGACGTATACGAACCCGTACCTCTTACTCATTTCGGATGTCGAAGCACTAATAATGTCGATCCCCGACCAGGGCATATAGCCGATTACGTGGCATCCGTCGGCTATGGCTTCACGAAGAGCGCGTAGATGCCCAGCGTGATAGTCGATTCGGTACTGGTCATTGATGGTCCCGTCGACAACTACATCACGGTATCCGAGTCCGTTCTCTGCGATCATCAGATCTATCCCCCGGTATCGATCATTCAAGACGTTGAGGGCGTATCGGAGGCCAAGAGGATCAATCTGCCATCCCCATTCACTTGCCTCCAAGTAGGGATTTGCAAACGCTTCACCGATATCCCAGGAATCAGCATCGAGAAAAGTGATCCCCTCGTCCACGACAATTGTCATGTAGTAGGACAAGGCTAAGAAATCAATGGTTCCTTCACGAAGTGTCTCTGCGTCGCCCGGCTCCCAACTGATCTCTATACCCTGCCTCGCTAGCTCTGCCAGCACGTATTCTGGGTACTCTCCTTGGACCATCACATCGCTAAAGAAGTAGGCCTGCTGGTTGTAACGAAGCGCAGCAAACATGTCCTCTGGCTTCGGAGTTCGCGGATACGCCGTCTGATCCAGGATCATGGAGCCCATCCGTAGATTTGCGTTCAGTTCCCGTCCGTAGCGAACGATTTCTGCATTGGAAACCAACTGATTATGAATGGCTTGGAACTTCGCTTGAACCGGGTCAGGAACATCAGCCGCCAGGATTCCAAGCGCTAGGTAGGGGTCCATTATCGCCGAGTTAATCTGGTTGAAGACTATCCAGTAGGTGACCAAGTCCTTATACTCATTGACCACGAACTTCGCGAATCTTTCAAATGCATTCTTGACCTTACGATTCGCCCAACCCCCACAGTTGGTAATGAGTTCCAGCGGCATCTCGTAGTGAGAGATTGTGATGATTGGTTCAATACCGATCTGCCTCATATAGCTGAACATCTGGCGGTAGTACTCGACGCCCTCCTTCAGCGGCTCTTCTTCCATTCCGGTAGGGAAAAGTCGGGGCCACGAAATAGAAGTTCTGAAGGCGTTTAGCCCGGCGTCGCGAAGAAGTGCCAGATCATCACGATACGTGTGGAAGAAATCAATTCCATACCGCTTAGGGAACGTGAGTGAACTATCCGCAAGATATCGTTCGATTTCCTTTTTCGACCGGATCGTGTCGAGTTTTTTCCCTCGTGCGTCGCCCCCGTACGGAACAACGTCAGCCTGCGAGATTCCCTTACGGTCTACGTCCCACGCGCCCTCAGCCTGATTCGCCGCAATTGCCGCGCCCCAAAGAAAATTCTTCTTAAACCCGGTCATCTACTTCTCGTTCTCCAGAGCAATTAGTCGCCTGTTGAAGGCATCCGTGATTCCCATAAGCCGCTCAGCAATGTTCTGTTCACTCTTGATCGTCATTAGAGTGTCCTGGGCGTGGACAAAGAGGATCGACGAGGGGATCTCTTCGCCTCTCGCTTCTGACTGAATCAGTTTCGTCTGCGCTCGATGAGCCTTCGTTATTTCCTCTTGTGCGGCATCAAGGTCTGTCCGAGCCTTGTCGAAATCACACTCTTCCATCGCAACCAGCGCACTCTTGATCTTCGTACGACCATTGCCAGCATTGAGGATAATTTCCATCGCAACCTGATGGACTTCATCTATCGCAATCATTGATGTTCCTTCTTCTTGCATCAGTAGAATTTTGTTGAGTGGGATCGAACGAGGCTCCCCCGCCATACTCGTTCGACAGTCGGAGGGAAAAGGCTCGCAGACCGTCACCGGCTAGCTCACGCTCGGATCTAACCTTCTATTTCGAGCGAGGGAGACTAGAGTTCCACCCTAGTTCTCTTGGTGGGTGCTTTCCTGGGTGCGGGTCGATTCGTCCCGGGTGTCTCACTCGCACCGACAGATTCCATTTGCTGCTCGTCGGTCTTCCCTTCTCGTACAAGCAACTGGTTGTCGTAGACCCTGAAGAATGGGAACCAGACTGCAGTGGCGACCGCCACCACGATTACGAACAGAATTAGGGATCCGATCGCAGGCGCAACCAGCCATGTCGAAATCGGGTACGGCATATACCAGATCTGGAATGGCTCAGCGGGGATAGGGGCCATACCAAAGTGCAGAGCTGGCCAAACTATCAGGGGTAAGAGCAAACCGTTGATCCACATAGGAATCATCAAAATGGGGTTGAAAGCGATAGGTGCCCCGAAAACGACAGGTTCATTAATGTTAAAGATCGAAGGAACAATGACCGCCTTACCAACCGCTTTTAGTTGCTTCGACTTCGCTGCGAACAGCATCATCAGTGCCAGAGGAAGCGTTGCCCCCAGTCCCCCGATTGCGATCCAACCGATGTACACCACTTCCTGCGTATTGATCATCGTCGGGGCGAGACCCGCAGCGACCGCAGCCTGGTTCTCGGCGATTCCGGCAAACATAATCGGGAAAATAATCGGCCCCATCACCCAGGAGCTGATCCCGAACGAGTAGATGAACACGGTGATAAAGACGATGAGGACAAACCCGGGATAGCTCTGTCCGATGCTGAGCAGGGGACTAAAGATCGTCCCGAGAATGGCGAATGCATCAAAACCAAAGCTGAAGGTGATAAGCCATGAAACTCCTAGAACTACGGCTATCGGGATCAACGAGTCGAACCAGGTGATAATAAAGTCCGGGAGCGAAGACGATTTCTTGAAGAAAGACCACTTCGAGGACGAGAAGAATATCAGTCCGACCAGCAGCCCGACGACTAGTGCAACAAACACTCCTCCGGCACCAAAGCGGTCAAACTCAAAGGTTGCCGACATTGCCCAGGTTTCTTCGTCCACCACGAGCGCTGGTTTGGCCAGCATCAGATACGACGCGATGCCGGTAGCGCCGGCCAAGAGCTTCGTGCGCTGAACGCCCTTGTTCTCCATGGCGAAGTAGGGAATTAAGAATGCCAGGATAAGGCCCATCAGTCCGAAACTGAAAGAACTAATTGGTGAAAGGTCCGGCCACCACGTCCAGTTCTCTCTCACCCAGGGAATCTCGGGGACCAATCCGATCAGGGTGACGAAGGATCCAACAAGGACAAACGGCAAGATTGTCAGAAACGAATCCTGAACTGCCTTCACCCAAGGGTTCCGCGTCACTTTGTTGGTGAAAGGAACAACTTTCTGGTTCATGAAATTTATCAGGCCATCCACGGCTTATCTCCTAATAGCTCGCTATGATCAATCGACGTTGATTGATGGGTCACCGACCGAATTACTATTCGTCTTCTGCCTCAAGAACATCCGCCGCAAGATCCAGGATTCCTGCGCCGTCCATCGTTCCGTAAAGACTCTGAGGTATCAGAGCAACCCTGACTTCGTGGGCAGCAGCTCTCCTCCGCGCGTCGTCAATCATGTACTCAAGATGAGGGCCAAGTAGCACTACGTCGGCGTTCGGAAGGTTCTCATCGAGTTCTGCCTCAGACCGCGCTATGACTTCCACGTTTTCCCACCCGCGTGCCTTTGCAGCTTGACGTGCCTTCTGCGCGATAAATCCACTGGAAGCACCCGCTCCACAGCAGATGAAGATATTGATCTGGTCGCTCATTGTAGGGTCCCTTCGGCGCGTCGATTTCGTTTCACAATGAGAATCCATCGATTGGGCCGTTAGGACCAATGTCGATTTGCCGCTCTGGCGGCAAGGACCAATGTTCACATAAATGGAATGCGTTAGTTTAGGTCATTACTGTGGGAACGTGAGTCAAGATGCAAGACACCGGCTAGTAACAAGACTCCTTGATACCGACAACTGGGTCTCAGGCCCCGAGCTAGCGCGCACGGTCGGTGTTTCTGCCAGAACGATTCGTAACTATGCACACTCGATACCCGGGATAAACTCTTCCCGACAGGGATACCGCGCCGGACCGGAGGCAAGGGTTTGGTTGGAGTCTCAGCGTGATTCTGGTCCGGAGACGCCCTTAGAACGGCTCTACTTCATTGTGAAGGCTCTGCTCTCCAGCGATGGAGTCGTAAACCTGTTCAGTTTGTGCGATCAGCTCTTCGTTGCCCCACCCACTCTCGAAGCCGATATTGGAAGGGCTCGGGGTCTTCTTCAAAATCACGGTCTGCGCATTAGACGCCGAGGCGATGAGTTGCAGATTGAGGGTTCCGAGGACGCTCAAAGAGTCCTGCTTCGAGATCTGTTGATCGACTCTGTCGCAACAGGCCCCACGATCACTCTCGATGACCTGCAACATGCCTTTCCAGACTATGACGTCTCGACTCTGAAGAAGATCGTGCGTAGCAACCTTGACGCATACGAATTGCGGATCAACCCAATTGTCGAGTCGGGTGTAATGCTCCATATCCTCATCATGATCACCCGGGTCCATGTTGGAAGGCCACTCCCGAACACATCCGACTCGTCGGCGGTTGCAAGCGGAATTGCCGATGAGTTCGAAGAGTATCTAGGGTTCCCAATTCCAGACAGTGAACGAGCGTATCTCTCAACCCTCTTGGACCAACGAACGGGCGGCCTCGAACCGGAGGACCACGCTACCGAACTAGTTGCGACCGCACTTCACCAACTCTCTGACGAGTTTCAGATTACATTTGACGATCCGGCTCTTAGACGCTCCCTGTCCCTTCACGTTCGTAGCCTGCTTGTACGCTCTGCCAGAGGCACGGCAATTCCGAATCCTTTCACCAATCAAATCAAGCAATCGCACCCTCTTGTTTATGAACTCGCCGTGGCGTTTGCGCAGCACCTAGGAACCGCGGCAGGCATC
The sequence above is a segment of the Actinomycetaceae bacterium MB13-C1-2 genome. Coding sequences within it:
- the pstB gene encoding phosphate ABC transporter ATP-binding protein PstB; amino-acid sequence: MSTQIKVKSLDAYYGSFKAVEGVSMIMEPNTVTALIGPSGCGKSTFLRTLDRMHEVIPGATVEGSVLIDEQELYAPDVDPVDVRRKVGMVFQRPNPFPTMSIRDNVLAGVKLNNKKISKADADQIVESSLRGANLWEEVKDRLDLPGSSLSGGQQQRLCIARTIAVKPDVILMDEPCSALDPISTLAIEDLISELSAQYTIVIVTHNMQQAARVSDKTGFFNLEKTGEPGRLVEYDDTEVIFENPANRSTADYVQGRFG
- a CDS encoding glycoside hydrolase family 1 protein, with product MTGFKKNFLWGAAIAANQAEGAWDVDRKGISQADVVPYGGDARGKKLDTIRSKKEIERYLADSSLTFPKRYGIDFFHTYRDDLALLRDAGLNAFRTSISWPRLFPTGMEEEPLKEGVEYYRQMFSYMRQIGIEPIITISHYEMPLELITNCGGWANRKVKNAFERFAKFVVNEYKDLVTYWIVFNQINSAIMDPYLALGILAADVPDPVQAKFQAIHNQLVSNAEIVRYGRELNANLRMGSMILDQTAYPRTPKPEDMFAALRYNQQAYFFSDVMVQGEYPEYVLAELARQGIEISWEPGDAETLREGTIDFLALSYYMTIVVDEGITFLDADSWDIGEAFANPYLEASEWGWQIDPLGLRYALNVLNDRYRGIDLMIAENGLGYRDVVVDGTINDQYRIDYHAGHLRALREAIADGCHVIGYMPWSGIDIISASTSEMSKRYGFVYVDLDDLGEGSGKRLKKKSFDWYREVIASNGESL
- a CDS encoding PTS lactose/cellobiose transporter subunit IIA, which gives rise to MIAIDEVHQVAMEIILNAGNGRTKIKSALVAMEECDFDKARTDLDAAQEEITKAHRAQTKLIQSEARGEEIPSSILFVHAQDTLMTIKSEQNIAERLMGITDAFNRRLIALENEK
- a CDS encoding PTS transporter subunit EIIC, whose amino-acid sequence is MNQKVVPFTNKVTRNPWVKAVQDSFLTILPFVLVGSFVTLIGLVPEIPWVRENWTWWPDLSPISSFSFGLMGLILAFLIPYFAMENKGVQRTKLLAGATGIASYLMLAKPALVVDEETWAMSATFEFDRFGAGGVFVALVVGLLVGLIFFSSSKWSFFKKSSSLPDFIITWFDSLIPIAVVLGVSWLITFSFGFDAFAILGTIFSPLLSIGQSYPGFVLIVFITVFIYSFGISSWVMGPIIFPIMFAGIAENQAAVAAGLAPTMINTQEVVYIGWIAIGGLGATLPLALMMLFAAKSKQLKAVGKAVIVPSIFNINEPVVFGAPIAFNPILMIPMWINGLLLPLIVWPALHFGMAPIPAEPFQIWYMPYPISTWLVAPAIGSLILFVIVVAVATAVWFPFFRVYDNQLLVREGKTDEQQMESVGASETPGTNRPAPRKAPTKRTRVEL
- a CDS encoding PTS sugar transporter subunit IIB, with translation MSDQINIFICCGAGASSGFIAQKARQAAKARGWENVEVIARSEAELDENLPNADVVLLGPHLEYMIDDARRRAAAHEVRVALIPQSLYGTMDGAGILDLAADVLEAEDE
- a CDS encoding BglG family transcription antiterminator — encoded protein: MSQDARHRLVTRLLDTDNWVSGPELARTVGVSARTIRNYAHSIPGINSSRQGYRAGPEARVWLESQRDSGPETPLERLYFIVKALLSSDGVVNLFSLCDQLFVAPPTLEADIGRARGLLQNHGLRIRRRGDELQIEGSEDAQRVLLRDLLIDSVATGPTITLDDLQHAFPDYDVSTLKKIVRSNLDAYELRINPIVESGVMLHILIMITRVHVGRPLPNTSDSSAVASGIADEFEEYLGFPIPDSERAYLSTLLDQRTGGLEPEDHATELVATALHQLSDEFQITFDDPALRRSLSLHVRSLLVRSARGTAIPNPFTNQIKQSHPLVYELAVAFAQHLGTAAGIVVDDDEKAFIAMHLGSYFGRVSPHANRLNVLVLMHGYEHLSQNTIETLRESLPQNVDLSAIASVDEVDSQTDLLITNVPVNNSPRPVIQVSPLLNQSDLERIRSRISDLLREQRVELFSSQLIRLVDTELFYVDPPARTPEQLIRFVSQDLISIGIGDHRFTESILERERLSPTGFPSGVAVPHPLKMGAKRSGLAVVSFQDPIKWNDYDVSLVVFIAFSQKERPLFNAMFDQLIELLSDPQSVKTLAERAKDFESFKQTAIALASAL